Genomic window (Capricornis sumatraensis isolate serow.1 chromosome 1, serow.2, whole genome shotgun sequence):
GTGGTGCAGATTAGCCCCTGGAAAGTGTACCAGACCCTCACTGTGGCCAGCACTGCTGGCCTTCTTGTTAGCTGCTGCTGGCAGCTGTGGGCTGAGCCACAGGGCGCCcgagctttttaaaaagtgtgtgttGAGATACACCTAACATGAAACGTGCTCCTGTGACTGTTTTTCACCTGTGTAGTCATGTGGCATCCAGGATACTCTCACTGTTGGGCAGCCATCACCCCTGTGCCACTCCAGAAGCCAAGGCTTTGGATATTTTGTGTGGAATAGACATGAGTACAGGGTCCACCTCTGACCTGGAGCCTGGTGTCCATCTCAATTCCCAAGGCTCTTCCTTCTGGAAGCACCCTGTTGGGGGCAGTGATGGGGTGAAGGCTCCACACTGTCCCTGGGCTGGGCAGTGGCCTGGAATCCTGACCGGAATCGGGAGCCCCACACCTGTGTCTGCCTTTCACTCCCCTGCTGGGTGGCTTTGGGATTCGGAGTTGGGGATGGCCTGTCTCTTGCAGGTGACCTGCCTACATACCCTGAGCTACCCCCCAGCCCAAGGACAGGGTCTCCACGTGACTGGTGTCTCCTGGAACTCCACTGGCTCTGTGGTGGCCTGCGCCTATGGCCGGTGAGTGGCAACAGGGGTGTGTGGGAGCGATAGGACGCCCTGAGACCCTCGTCTGAATCCGTCTCCTCGTCTGCGCAGAGAGGGGTAGGCCCAGAGCTGGCCTTTGTGGGAATCTTCCTTCTCAAGGCTGCCCGAGCCTTGGGTTGGCAGGAAAAGACAGGGAAGGTTCTCCCAGTGCCCAGCTATGAGCAGTGGGCTGTGAGCCCTGCGCCTGCCTCGTCTCTTCCAGGCTGTGTCAGACATGCCCAGCTTCCTCCCCTGCCACGTATGGCCCTGTCCCTGGTTCCTGGAGACCCTTTTCCGGGGAGAGGCATGACCTTGGGGTGCCATGTAGGCGCCTCTGCCACTTGGGTGCCCAGCACAGTGTCTGTGTGTGATGGGGACAGAGACTCATCTGTGTCAGGGGGTGAGGTGGGTCAGGCAGTAGGAGCAAGGTGGGCTGGGGTGGCGCAGGTTGGGATGGAGCCCAGGCCTCGGGCTGAGCTCATGCGGTTGTGTCCCTGCAGGCTGGATGATGGGGACTGGAGCACGCTGAGGTCCTTCGTGTGCGCCTGGAACTTGGACCGGCGAGGCCTCAGCCCCCAGCAGCCATCGGCGGTGGTGGAGGTGCCCAGCGCCGCCATGTGCCTGGCCTTCCACCCCACGCGGCCGTCCCACGTGGCAGGTGAGCCCCCCGGCCTGTGTCTCTGCTCCGTGTCCTGTAGCGGATGGCTGAGGCCCTGCATTTGGCCCTCAGCCCCTGGTCACAGCCAGAAGCAGGGACCACAGGGGGTCCTGAGCCCTGGGCTTGGGTGGGGTAACTGggcgtggaggaggaggaggaggcaggtccTTAGCTGAGTCTTGGGTGGTGCGGGCCACGTGGAGGTACAGCCTGGTCAGGATGTGAGGCTGGGCGAAGCAGGCAGTCTCAGGGCGCTGACCATAGTGATGTGCGCGCTGGGAAAGGGGGCAGGTGAAGCTGGAGGAACGGCCGGTGCGGGCAGGGGAGAGCAGCCTGGTGGTGGGGGAGCTTCCCGGGGTGGGCACCGCTGGATAGAGCAGGCGGCCTGGGGACCAGGACTCATTTTGAGGAAGCAGCCCCACGTCCTAGCGCAGTGGACGAGATGGGGCGGGTGCCCATCCCCAAAGCGAGGCTGTTGGCTATGGGCAGCTCCCCATGCCCGCTTGGCCTCCAGGTGGACTGTACAGTGGAGAGGTGCTGGTGTGGGACATAAGCCGCCCCGAGGACCCACTGCTCTGGCGCACGGGCCTGACGGATGACACGCACACGGACCCTGTGTACCAGGTCAGGGCAGCGGCCCGCCGGGCGGGGTGGGAGGTAATCACCTCCAGAGCCAGGCCTTGCCGTCCGGGCGTCTGCTCCGCAGCATGGAGCAGGGGAAGGGGTGCCCACTGGCCACCACCCAGGAGGAGGGTCACCAGGGAGTCAGCGCTTGGCCAGCTGCCTCTGGCATTCTTGGAGTGTTTGGGTCCAGAGTCACACTTGCCCTCAGAGGGAGCCCCCTGGGCCTGGCCCTGCTGGCCGCCTCCATAGAGCCTCTGCCGTCCTGGTTTTCTGCTGGGACTTGGGGGTACCTGGGAACCCTCTGGGTCTACCCCCTGGTGGGTCAGGTGGCTCCCAAGCCTCTGCAAGAagtctccctttttctttccctcctggaagagaaggggaaggtcGTGTGGAGGCTGACAGCTGGCCTTGCCGAGAGGTGGGGCAGGTGTCCTTTTGTGACCTGGCTCCTCTTCCGGTTGCCCAGGTGGTCTGGCTCCCGGAGCCCCGACACAGCCACCGCTTCCAGGTGCTGAGTGTGGCCGCTGACGGGAAGGTGCTGCTCTGGCAGGGGGTTGGGGCTGGCCGGCTGCAGCTGAGCGCAGGCTTCGCCCTGGCCGTACAGCAGCTCCCCAGGAACACGAAGCTGAAGAAGGTATAAGGGGTGAGGCTGCCACCCCGGACATAGGCCCACAGGCAGCGCTGGGCCTTGGGACCCCCCGAGCCAGTGCGCCTTGGGGGCGGGTGGGCAGGTGGGAGTCCCTGAGGGCCACAGCAGTCACGCATGTGCCCCAGGCTCCTTGGGGCCACCGAGCAGACTCCCCCCGGCTCTGCCCTGCTGCTGTTTTCCTCCGCAGCCTTCCCGTGGGGAGACTGAGGTGGGCGCCACGGCGGTGGCTTTCTCCAGCTTCGACCCCAGCCTTTTCGTGCTGGGCACAGAAGGCGGCTTCCCACTCAAGTGCTCCCTGACGGCAGAGGACGCTGCTGTCACGCGGATGCCCAGCTCTGTGCCCCTGCGGGCCCCGGCACAGTTCACCTTCGCCCCCCACGGTGGCCCCGTCTACTCTGTGAGCTGCTCCCCCTTCCACAGGTAGGGAGGGCCCACAGGGCCTCTGGCACAGGGAGGTCAGGGGAGTCCCACCAGGACCCACACAGAACTGCCTAAGAGCCTGCAGTCTGCCCTGGGCCCGGGTCTTCCCCACTGAGCTCCAGTACCCAGAGCTCCTGTGGTTGGCTCCAGGGAATCGGCTCCTTACTTTCCGGAGCCCAGTAGCCCATGAGGAGTCTGACAGAAAGGCCCCAGCCACACCTGGACCCCAGCGCTCACCCGCCGCCTGCCCTGTGTCCCATCTAGGAATCTCTTCCTGAGCGCAGGGACGGACGGCCACGTCCACCTGTACTCCATGCTGCAGGCCCAGCCCCTGACCTCTCTGCAGCTCTCCCACAAGTACCTGTTTGCTGTGCGCTGGTCCCCGGTGCGCCCCCTGGTGTTTGCGGCTGCTTCTGGGGAAGGTAAGGCACGGCCCTGGGCTTCGCTCCACTGAAGGGACATGAGCCCAGCGTGTCCCTGCAACTGTGGGCTGGGGAGGCTGTGGGCAAGGTCACGTGGGACGGAGAGCTGAACTGAGTCACAGCCTTCTCATGTCTTCGGGAACCGAAGAGGCTCAGAGGCTGTGGCTCTGGGCCTATCTCACCCCACGACTCTCCCTGAAGGTGATGTGCAGCTGTTTGATCTGCAGAAAAGCTCCCAGAAGCCCGCGGTTTCAGTCAGGCAAACCGAGGACGAAAGCCCTGTCTACTGTCTTGAATTCAACTGCCAGCAGACTCAACTCCTGGCTGCTGGTGATGCCAAGGGCACGGTAAAGGTGTGGCAGCTGAGCAGTGAGTTCACTGAACAGGGAGCCCGGGAGACAGAGCACCTGGACCAGCTGGCCTCGGAGGTGGCCAGTTGAGGTCAGGGAGGCTGCCTCTGGGCTGTGTGTTTTTGATGGGAGCTGAATGAAGACGACATGACAAGCTTTTGGGGGAGTCAAgtcatttatttgtcttttacaTGAACACAAAATTGAAGGAGGGCGAACAAGAGGGGAACTAGCCGGCTGCTCAGATTTTTCTGTAGTCGGAATGGGGCAGCCGGCCTTGAGACAGGAATTGGGTCCCTGCAGCAACGTGGCAATGGCAACTGGACCTAAAGTCGGTTACTGAAGCACTGTTTCTACTAAATCTTAAA
Coding sequences:
- the DYNC2I2 gene encoding cytoplasmic dynein 2 intermediate chain 2 encodes the protein MATSAQPGQLGLAGSAGAEALATSGSASTEGPERPGPLQDETLGVASVPSQWRGVQGIRGETKSCQTASITTAEASVQARKHVDAEVQTEIPEPVSLPSVPRYSGPRLAAFLRKVEAMVTRELNKNWQSHAFDGFEVNWAEQQQTVTCLHTLSYPPAQGQGLHVTGVSWNSTGSVVACAYGRLDDGDWSTLRSFVCAWNLDRRGLSPQQPSAVVEVPSAAMCLAFHPTRPSHVAGGLYSGEVLVWDISRPEDPLLWRTGLTDDTHTDPVYQVVWLPEPRHSHRFQVLSVAADGKVLLWQGVGAGRLQLSAGFALAVQQLPRNTKLKKPSRGETEVGATAVAFSSFDPSLFVLGTEGGFPLKCSLTAEDAAVTRMPSSVPLRAPAQFTFAPHGGPVYSVSCSPFHRNLFLSAGTDGHVHLYSMLQAQPLTSLQLSHKYLFAVRWSPVRPLVFAAASGEGDVQLFDLQKSSQKPAVSVRQTEDESPVYCLEFNCQQTQLLAAGDAKGTVKVWQLSSEFTEQGARETEHLDQLASEVAS